A window of the Gossypium hirsutum isolate 1008001.06 chromosome A05, Gossypium_hirsutum_v2.1, whole genome shotgun sequence genome harbors these coding sequences:
- the LOC121229125 gene encoding inositol transporter 4-like, whose protein sequence is MGTVPWIVNSEIYPLRYRGIGGGLAAVSNWISNLIVSLTFLSLTKALGSAGTFFLFGGVCVIGFSFIYWLVPETKGLPIEEVEKILESGYKPKLLRAKFKDKTQFA, encoded by the coding sequence ATGGGAACTGTTCCATGGATTGTAAACTCGGAGATATATCCATTGAGGTACAGAGGCATTGGTGGGGGTTTGGCGGCTGTTTCTAACTGGATATCCAATCTCATAGTTAGTTTGACATTCTTAAGCCTCACCAAAGCTCTTGGTTCGGCTGGCACATTCTTCTTATTTGGTGGGGTTTGCGTGATTGGGTTTAGTTTCATTTATTGGCTTGTGCCTGAAACCAAAGGATTGCCGATTGAGGAGGTGGAGAAGATACTAGAGAGTGGTTATAAGCCAAAGCTCTTGAGGGCCAAGTTTAAGGATAAAACCCAATTTGCCTAA
- the LOC107960108 gene encoding inositol transporter 4 isoform X2 has translation MLLIFWQLIRTSNFFCCCCCFSAGASFEHIINFHSRGTFRFAEIVKKKMVEGGNISKPDKTEFTECWKTTWKTPYIMRLALSAGIGGLLFGYDTGVISGALLYIREDFEQVDRKTWLQELIVSMAVAGAIGGAAIGGWISDRFGQKRLNLLADVLFSVGALVMAFAPAPVMIILGRILVGLGVGMTSMTAPLYIFEASPARIRGTLVSTNGLLITGGQFLSYLINLAFTKTSWTWRWMLGIAAVPALFQLVLMLSLPESPRWLYRQNKEEEARSILEKIFPANKVDDEMNALKLSVEAEKADEHAIGDNLIQKLKSALSNVVVRRGLYAGFASNETALALSLITSGLNAIGSIVSMVFVDRYGRRRLMLVSMVGIILCLVSLSIIFLEAASYALKVNQFDTNSIPNSTCRSYISTPKYSSWNCMYCLKAGCGFCSNTANEAIIDSIFSH, from the exons ATGCTGCTGATATTTTGGCAACTAATAAGAACATCCaactttttttgttgttgttgttgtttctcTGCAGGTGCTTCTTTTGAACATATCATCAACTTTCACAGCAGAGGAACTTTTCGGTTTGcagaaattgtgaaaaaaaaaatggtggaaGGTGGTAATATATCAAAACCAGACAAGACAGAGTTCACTGAGTGTTGGAAAACAACATGGAAAACTCCATACATTATGAGGCTTGCATTGTCAGCTGGTATTGGAGGCCTCTTATTTGGTTATGACACAG GAGTGATTTCGGGTGCGCTGCTTTATATCCGTGAGGACTTCGAACAAGTCGACCGAAAAACATGGTTACAG GAGCTCATAGTGAGTATGGCTGTAGCTGGTGCTATCGGTGGCGCAGCAATTGGAGGATGGATAAGCGACAGGTTTGGTCAGAAAAGATTAAATTTGCTTGCCGATGTACTATTTTCTGTGGGCGCCTTAGTTATGGCATTTGCTCCAGCACCAGTAATGATTATTCTTGGAAGGATTTTAGTGGGTTTAGGGGTCGGAATGACTTCAATGACCGCACCTCTTTATATTTTCGAAGCTTCTCCTGCTCGTATTCGAGGCACATTGGTTAGTACTAACGGTTTGCTCATTACAGGAGGACAGTTTCTGTCTTACCTTATCAATCTGGCCTTCACTAAG ACAAGTTGGACCTGGCGTTGGATGCTCGGGATCGCAGCGGTTCCAGCACTCTTTCAATTGGTCTTGATGCTGTCACTTCCCGAGTCCCCTAGATGGCTTTACAGACAA AACAAGGAGGAAGAGGCCAGATCCATCTTAGAGAAAATATTTCCAGCTAACAAAGTTGATGATGAGATGAATGCCTTGAAACTCTCCGTCGAAGCGGAAAAAGCCGATGAGCATGCCATTGGTGACAACCTGATACAGAAGCTGAAGAGTGCTTTGAGCAATGTTGTAGTCCGAAGAGGACTCTATGCTG GATTTGCTTCAAACGAGACAGCATTGGCACTTTCGTTGATCACCTCCGGTCTTAATGCCATTGGCTCAATCGTCAGTATGGTTTTCGTTGACAGATATGGTAGGAGAAGGTTGATGCTTGTTTCCATGGTTGGTATCATTCTTTGCCTCGTGTCGTTATCGATAATATTCCTCGAAGCCGCCAGTTATGCTCTAAAAGTCAACCAGTTTGACACTAATTCCATACCCAACAGTACATGTCGTAGCTATATATCAACCCCGAAATATTCATCATGGAACTGCATGTATTGCTTGAAAGCCGGTTGCGGATTCTGCTCGAATACAGCAAACGAGGCAATCATAGATTCCATTTTCAGCCATTGA
- the LOC107960108 gene encoding inositol transporter 4 isoform X1 — translation MLLIFWQLIRTSNFFCCCCCFSAGASFEHIINFHSRGTFRFAEIVKKKMVEGGNISKPDKTEFTECWKTTWKTPYIMRLALSAGIGGLLFGYDTGVISGALLYIREDFEQVDRKTWLQELIVSMAVAGAIGGAAIGGWISDRFGQKRLNLLADVLFSVGALVMAFAPAPVMIILGRILVGLGVGMTSMTAPLYIFEASPARIRGTLVSTNGLLITGGQFLSYLINLAFTKTSWTWRWMLGIAAVPALFQLVLMLSLPESPRWLYRQNKEEEARSILEKIFPANKVDDEMNALKLSVEAEKADEHAIGDNLIQKLKSALSNVVVRRGLYAGITVQVAQQFSGINTVMYYSPKIVQFAGFASNETALALSLITSGLNAIGSIVSMVFVDRYGRRRLMLVSMVGIILCLVSLSIIFLEAASYALKVNQFDTNSIPNSTCRSYISTPKYSSWNCMYCLKAGCGFCSNTANEAIIDSIFSH, via the exons ATGCTGCTGATATTTTGGCAACTAATAAGAACATCCaactttttttgttgttgttgttgtttctcTGCAGGTGCTTCTTTTGAACATATCATCAACTTTCACAGCAGAGGAACTTTTCGGTTTGcagaaattgtgaaaaaaaaaatggtggaaGGTGGTAATATATCAAAACCAGACAAGACAGAGTTCACTGAGTGTTGGAAAACAACATGGAAAACTCCATACATTATGAGGCTTGCATTGTCAGCTGGTATTGGAGGCCTCTTATTTGGTTATGACACAG GAGTGATTTCGGGTGCGCTGCTTTATATCCGTGAGGACTTCGAACAAGTCGACCGAAAAACATGGTTACAG GAGCTCATAGTGAGTATGGCTGTAGCTGGTGCTATCGGTGGCGCAGCAATTGGAGGATGGATAAGCGACAGGTTTGGTCAGAAAAGATTAAATTTGCTTGCCGATGTACTATTTTCTGTGGGCGCCTTAGTTATGGCATTTGCTCCAGCACCAGTAATGATTATTCTTGGAAGGATTTTAGTGGGTTTAGGGGTCGGAATGACTTCAATGACCGCACCTCTTTATATTTTCGAAGCTTCTCCTGCTCGTATTCGAGGCACATTGGTTAGTACTAACGGTTTGCTCATTACAGGAGGACAGTTTCTGTCTTACCTTATCAATCTGGCCTTCACTAAG ACAAGTTGGACCTGGCGTTGGATGCTCGGGATCGCAGCGGTTCCAGCACTCTTTCAATTGGTCTTGATGCTGTCACTTCCCGAGTCCCCTAGATGGCTTTACAGACAA AACAAGGAGGAAGAGGCCAGATCCATCTTAGAGAAAATATTTCCAGCTAACAAAGTTGATGATGAGATGAATGCCTTGAAACTCTCCGTCGAAGCGGAAAAAGCCGATGAGCATGCCATTGGTGACAACCTGATACAGAAGCTGAAGAGTGCTTTGAGCAATGTTGTAGTCCGAAGAGGACTCTATGCTGGTATAACGGTTCAAGTGGCTCAGCAGTTCTCAGGAATCAATACAGTTATGTATTACAGCCCAAAAATTGTTCAATTTGCAGGATTTGCTTCAAACGAGACAGCATTGGCACTTTCGTTGATCACCTCCGGTCTTAATGCCATTGGCTCAATCGTCAGTATGGTTTTCGTTGACAGATATGGTAGGAGAAGGTTGATGCTTGTTTCCATGGTTGGTATCATTCTTTGCCTCGTGTCGTTATCGATAATATTCCTCGAAGCCGCCAGTTATGCTCTAAAAGTCAACCAGTTTGACACTAATTCCATACCCAACAGTACATGTCGTAGCTATATATCAACCCCGAAATATTCATCATGGAACTGCATGTATTGCTTGAAAGCCGGTTGCGGATTCTGCTCGAATACAGCAAACGAGGCAATCATAGATTCCATTTTCAGCCATTGA